Part of the Streptomyces antimycoticus genome, GCCGCTGCTTTCCTTCCTCGGTGCGCACGTACAGAATGCGCAGCGGATTGATATTCGCCGAGGTCGGGGCCCATTTGAACAGTTCGTAGATGGCCCGCAGACGGTCGTCGCCCACCGGCTTGTCGCTGAAATCATAGGCCGTCTTGGCCTCGGTGAAGAGAAGTTTCCGCCCCTCGGGGGAGAGTGCGTACAGGGCCTGATCGATATCGGGGGCCAGGGTGCTGTCCGACATGGCCGTTCCACTCCTTGCTCACGGTATGGCAATCGCGTCCACAGCGTACGCGTAGGTGATGTGCGGCGGATGAGACTTGGTCAGGTGGGCCGTGGCGTGGTCTATCGCCGCGCGGATCATGTGTGGCACGCTCTTGGCATGATGCTGGCGGCGCGTCTTTCTGGAAAGCGGGCGTTCCCTTGAGGGCCGCCGTGCTGACGGAGCCCGGTGCGCTGTCCGTGGTGTCCGTGCCGGAGCCGTCCTGCGGCCCCGGGGAGGTGCTGATCCGTATGCGGGGCACGGGGCTGTGCGGCTCCGATCTCGCGGTGCACGCGGGACACCGGCGGCCACCGCGTCTGCCCTGGATCCTGGGCCATGAGGGGACGGGGCGGATCGTCGGGCTGGGCAGCGCGGTCAGCGGTCTGCGCACCGGCCAGGACGTGGTCATCGAACCGGACTACTGCTGTCTGACGTGCGCCCCCTGCCGGGCCGGGCGGACGTCGGCCTGCGATGGCCGGGCCGCTGTGGGACTGACCGTTCCCGGCCTGCTGAGTGACTATGTCGTGGCGCCGGCCGCGTTCGTCTGGCCGGTCGCCCCGCGGCTGCCGCTCGAGGACCTGGTCTGTGTGGAACCGGCGACCGTGGCCCGGGCGGCGATGCGGCGCTCGGGCATCGCGCCGGGGCAGAGCTGCCTGGTGATCGGGGCCGGTTCCCAGGGTCTGCTGCTGTGTCAGGCGCTGGTCGACCACGGTGTGACGGTGTTCGTCCAGGAGCCCAACGAGGCCCGGCTCGACCGCGCGTGTTCCCTGGGCGCCACGCCCCTGCCACCGGACACGAACAAGCTCCCCTGTCTCTTCGAGACCTCCGGCGCCCCCGGAGTCATCGAGCAGGGGCTGCGACGGCTCGCCACACCCGGCACCGCCGTTCTGATCGGGATGAACACCTCCCCTCTCGGGGTCTCCCCCCGCGATCTGGTGGCGGGGCAGATCACCCTCATCGGCAGCATGATCTACGACCATCCGGTGGACTTCGCACAGACCGTCAGCGCCCTGGAGTCGCGGACACCGCCCCGGCTCGGGGCGGTGGTCAGCGACGGCTATGCCCTGGAGGACGTCCAGGAGGCGTTCACCGCGGCGTACACCGCGGCGGGAAAGGTGTGGGTCGACCTCTCCTGAGCGGCGGCTTTGGCGCGGCCGCCCGGCGGCGGACCTCACTCGGCGGGCCCGGTCAGACGCAGCACACTCCCCTCCCCGTTGGCCGATACGAGGAGGGCGCCATCCGGGGCGACGGCGAGCCCGGCGAACTGGCGCGGGCGGCCGGGGACTCCGGGAATCGGCTCGGGCTCGGTGCGCGTGATCCCGGGCGGCAGGCCGACCGCCAGGTTCTCGGCTTCGACCCTGCTCGCTCCCGTGGCCGGCGAGATCGCCCGCAGCCGCCGGTGCGCGACCTCCACCGTGAACAGCTCGTCACCGCGCACGGCCAGACCCTGCGGTGCGCCGAGCCCGTCCGCGACGACCACCGCCACACCGTCCTCCAGCCGGAGCACCGCGCCGCGCCGGTCGTCGCTGACGTAACAGCGCCCTTCGCGGTCGAAGGCGACGTCCAGGGGGTGGTCGAGTCCCTCGGCGAGCACGCTCACGGTGTCGGTGTCGTCGATGCGCAGGATGCGGCCCGCACCGGTCTCGGCCACCACGAGGGAGCCGTCCGGTGCGACGGCGATGCCGGTGGGCTGGTCCAGCCCGGTGGCCCGTGCCCGCGTGCTCTTGTTGACGGGGTCGTGGGTGCGCACATCGCCGTGTTGTGAGGTGAGGTGCAGCAGGCCGTCGTCGGCGGTGACATTGTGCACGGCGTACATCAGCTCGTGGGTGACGACACCGGGCTCGTCTTCGTCCTCGCGGGAGCCGGAGCCGGAGCCTGAAACCTCCGGGCTCGCCAGGCGGAAGTGGTCGGCCGCGTACACCGTGCCACCGAGGTCGACCGTGATGCCGAACGGCCCGTCGAACCCCTGGGGGACCACCACCCGGGTCCTGCCGTCCGTGTGCATCTCCGCGATCCCGCCACTGGCGAAGCTGGAGACGAACATCCGGTTCTCGTGGTCGAACGCGGCGTTGTCCAGCCCCACGATGCCGCTCGCGACGACCGTCCGGGCCCCGGTGTTCAGATCGATCCGGGTCACCTGACCGGCCATGCCACGGGACAGGACGACGAGCACACCGCCCCGGTCGAACCGCACCGCGACCGGGTCGTCCACCTCCTCGGCGACCAGTTCGGGCACCCCTCCGTCGGGCGGGATCCGCCAGACCTCGTTGCGCATCATCTGCGGGTAGTACAGGCAGCCGTCGGGGCCGAGCTGCATGGCATTGCCCAGGGCCAGCCCGTCGGTCAGCACCGCGGGGTCGCCGCCGCCGGGGAACAGCTCCATCAGGCGGCCGTTCATCTTCATCTCGTTGACGAAGAGGCGGTCGCCGACGCAGGTGATGCCATTGGGCACCGACACCTGGTCGCAGACGAGGGTGTACGCGCCCTCCGGGCCGCGCCGCCACACCCGGCCGGGGGTCAGATCGGCGATGTACATCGAGCCGTCCGCCCCGAAGGCCAGGTCGTCCGGCGCCTCCACCGGGCCGTCGAGCGGCACCACCACCTCGACGTCACCCGAGGCGGGGTCCACGGCGCTGATCTGCCCGGCGAGGAACTGCGCCACGTAAAGCCGCCCGTCGGGGCCGAAGGTGACGCCGTTGGAACCCCACAGCCGGTTCGCCCTGGTGAGTCGGCGCACCTCCATGCGGTCGCTGGTGGCCTGGCCGCGGCCGGTGCCGTCGAACCGGCTGGGGTGCATCGTCGCTCCTTGGGAATAGGTGGCATCCATCGGTGTCAGACCACCAGCACGTCGTTCATGCCGCCGTCCGCGCGCCAGCGCCTGAGCAGTTCGTGGAAGGCGATCGGCCCATCGCCGAACGACTCGCTGCGCTCCCTGGGCATGCCCTCGTTGTTGTAGTAGCCGGGGGTGCACTCGGCCTGGAAGGCGTACAGGTCCGCCGCCTTCTCACGGATGGTGGCGCGCCAGGCCGCCTCGGCCTCGGCGGTCGGCTCGACATACCGGGCCCGGCGCTTGCGCGCCTCGGCCAGCACCTCGGCGACGTGGATCGCCTGCTCGTCGAGGATGTGCACATAGTTGACGGCGCTGGCGTTCTGCAGCGGGCCGAGCTGGAAGAGGTTGGGGAAGCCGTGGCTGTAGAAGCCGTGGAGTGTCTTCGGACCGTCGCGCCAGGCTTCGGTCAGGGTGACACCGCCGCGGCCATGCACCGGGAGGAGTCCGGAGGTGATGCCGGAGACGCCGACCTCGAAGCCGGTGGCGAAGATGACGCAGTCGACCTCGTACTCGACCCCGCCGGCCACGACGGCGTTCTCGGCGATGCGCTCGACGCCCCCGTGGTCGGCCGTGTCCACGAGTGTGACGTTGGGCCGGTTGAAGGTGTCCAGATAGGTGTCGCTGAACGTGGGGCGCTTGCACATGTAGCGGTACCAGGGCTTGAGTGCCTCGGCCGTCGCGGTGTTCTCGACGATGGAGTCCACACGGTCGCGGATCCCGTTCATCTTCTGGAAGTCTGCGATTTCGTAGAGGCGTTCGCGCTCCTGGGGTGGCAGGCCCGCGTAGCTGTCGGTCGGGATGAGCTTCTGCTGCAGCCGCGCGGTGCTCGTCCAGCCGTCGTTCACCAGGTCCTCGGCCGCCTCGCCGCCGGT contains:
- a CDS encoding zinc-dependent alcohol dehydrogenase; the protein is MLTEPGALSVVSVPEPSCGPGEVLIRMRGTGLCGSDLAVHAGHRRPPRLPWILGHEGTGRIVGLGSAVSGLRTGQDVVIEPDYCCLTCAPCRAGRTSACDGRAAVGLTVPGLLSDYVVAPAAFVWPVAPRLPLEDLVCVEPATVARAAMRRSGIAPGQSCLVIGAGSQGLLLCQALVDHGVTVFVQEPNEARLDRACSLGATPLPPDTNKLPCLFETSGAPGVIEQGLRRLATPGTAVLIGMNTSPLGVSPRDLVAGQITLIGSMIYDHPVDFAQTVSALESRTPPRLGAVVSDGYALEDVQEAFTAAYTAAGKVWVDLS